Proteins encoded together in one Bacteroides ovatus window:
- a CDS encoding glycosyltransferase family 2 protein, whose amino-acid sequence MEWYSKYLQVYEKPFAEAPQAVIEEVRRNLAGLQSNEPLVTVSLIGYNEEKHLLACLWSLSEMKCKYPVEIIGVDNESKDRTAEIYEACGVPYFTETQHSCGFARLCGLNHARGKYHINIDSDTMYPAKYVETMVDALEKPGVVAVSSLWSYIPDKDHSWMGLKIYEAARDLHLWLQSFKRPELSVRGLVFAYRTECARKTGIRTDIIRGEDGYLALQLKQFGKIAFVRKRRARAVTGYGTVGADGTLFNSFKVRVVSRLKGIGGLFTQKKEYKDEESNLVKKK is encoded by the coding sequence ATGGAATGGTATTCTAAGTATTTACAGGTTTATGAGAAACCTTTTGCGGAAGCTCCGCAAGCCGTTATCGAGGAAGTACGCCGCAATCTGGCCGGATTGCAGAGTAACGAACCGCTTGTCACTGTATCACTCATCGGATACAATGAGGAAAAACATCTGCTTGCCTGCCTCTGGTCGTTGAGCGAGATGAAATGTAAATATCCTGTAGAAATCATTGGTGTGGACAACGAATCGAAAGATCGCACTGCGGAGATTTACGAGGCTTGCGGTGTGCCTTATTTCACGGAAACGCAACATAGTTGTGGTTTTGCCCGTCTTTGCGGACTGAACCATGCCCGTGGAAAATATCATATCAACATTGATTCTGACACGATGTATCCGGCAAAGTATGTGGAAACAATGGTGGATGCGCTCGAAAAGCCGGGTGTAGTGGCTGTCAGCTCGCTTTGGAGTTATATTCCCGACAAGGATCACTCTTGGATGGGGCTGAAAATCTATGAGGCTGCACGCGACTTGCATTTATGGTTGCAGTCTTTCAAGCGTCCGGAGCTTAGTGTGCGCGGACTGGTATTTGCTTACCGGACGGAATGTGCGAGGAAAACGGGAATCCGCACGGATATTATCCGCGGTGAAGACGGATATCTGGCTTTGCAGCTCAAGCAATTTGGAAAGATTGCATTTGTACGGAAAAGACGTGCGCGTGCCGTCACCGGATATGGGACGGTGGGAGCCGACGGAACTTTGTTCAATAGTTTCAAGGTGCGTGTCGTCAGCAGATTAAAAGGTATCGGAGGACTGTTCACCCAAAAGAAGGAATATAAGGATGAGGAGAGTAATCTAGTAAAAAAGAAGTAA
- a CDS encoding glycosyltransferase family 4 protein translates to MKIAYCIPALYYPSGMERVLTLKANYFAEVFGYEIHIILTDGKGKKPYYELHPSITLHQLDIDYDELNGMSFYKKLPKYIAKQGRFKKKLNECLHQIRPDITISLLRRDINFINRMTDGSTKLGEIHFNKSNYRDFSNSRLPAFLRAIVSNYWREQLYRQLRQLKRFIVLSHEDAQEWTELDNVEVIHNPLPFFPDQISDNSHKQVIAVGRYVPQKGFDRLIPAWQLVARKHPDWILRIYGDGMREQLQQQIDSLGITASCILEPTVSNIVDKYCESSIFALSSRFEGFGMVIIEAMACGVPPVSFTCPCGPQDIISDGKDGLLVEDGNIEQLAEKISYLIENEDIRKKMGQQARMDVQRFRIENIAEQWKQLFESLIIPVNENK, encoded by the coding sequence ATGAAAATAGCCTACTGCATCCCCGCCCTCTACTACCCTAGCGGCATGGAACGGGTATTGACCCTGAAAGCAAATTACTTCGCCGAAGTGTTTGGTTATGAAATACATATCATCCTCACAGACGGCAAGGGCAAGAAACCGTACTACGAACTGCATCCGTCCATCACTCTTCATCAACTTGACATTGATTATGATGAATTGAACGGAATGTCATTCTATAAAAAACTACCTAAATATATTGCGAAACAAGGACGTTTTAAAAAGAAACTCAACGAATGTCTGCACCAAATTCGTCCGGACATTACTATCTCCCTGCTCCGTCGTGACATCAATTTCATCAATCGGATGACGGACGGCAGCACAAAGTTGGGTGAAATACACTTTAACAAATCTAATTACCGAGATTTCAGCAACAGCCGTCTGCCCGCATTCTTACGGGCAATCGTAAGCAATTATTGGAGAGAGCAGTTATACCGGCAACTTCGCCAGTTGAAACGTTTCATCGTATTGAGCCACGAGGATGCACAGGAATGGACGGAACTGGATAATGTTGAAGTGATCCATAACCCTCTTCCTTTTTTTCCCGACCAAATATCTGACAATAGCCATAAACAGGTAATAGCGGTAGGGAGATATGTTCCGCAGAAAGGATTCGACCGCCTGATCCCGGCTTGGCAACTCGTTGCCAGAAAGCATCCCGACTGGATACTGCGTATCTACGGAGACGGTATGCGTGAGCAACTGCAACAGCAGATTGACTCTTTAGGAATCACTGCCAGTTGTATATTGGAACCTACTGTTTCCAATATTGTCGACAAGTACTGTGAAAGTTCAATTTTTGCCCTTTCATCACGTTTCGAAGGTTTTGGAATGGTTATTATAGAAGCAATGGCATGTGGCGTGCCGCCCGTATCATTCACCTGTCCCTGCGGCCCGCAGGATATTATCAGCGACGGAAAAGACGGTCTGCTGGTAGAAGACGGGAATATCGAACAACTGGCGGAGAAAATCTCTTATTTAATAGAGAATGAAGATATACGTAAGAAAATGGGACAGCAGGCGCGTATGGACGTCCAGCGCTTCCGAATAGAAAATATTGCCGAACAATGGAAACAACTATTTGAAAGCCTGATTATCCCGGTTAATGAAAACAAATAA
- a CDS encoding SP_1767 family glycosyltransferase → MNIRDIFITLRYKISYGSTVEWYNFWYIVLRKKRKITPQVASIDETIRKIIDDRCSVSRFGDGEVLLTSPEKEIRFQKGDPLLAKRLTEVLQSHEEGHIVCISDAFRDLYRYNRKSRRFWRTHFYLYGSWWDRLLVAGRKYYNTFVTRPYMDFARKEDSARWFHDMKGIWDNRDIVFIEGEKSRLGVGNDLFDNARSIRRILCPPRDAFERLEDIKREACKVEKEALLLIALGPAATVLAYDLFKAGYQAIDVGHVDVEYEWWRMGAHKKVKLERKYVNETAIGSEVADAGEEYRKQIIAQIV, encoded by the coding sequence ATGAATATACGCGACATTTTTATAACGCTACGTTATAAAATAAGTTATGGTAGCACTGTGGAATGGTACAATTTCTGGTACATCGTCTTGCGAAAAAAGAGAAAAATCACACCGCAAGTAGCTTCCATCGACGAAACGATACGTAAAATCATCGACGACCGTTGCTCTGTCAGCCGTTTTGGCGACGGTGAAGTGTTGCTCACCAGTCCGGAAAAGGAAATCCGTTTCCAGAAAGGTGATCCGTTATTGGCTAAAAGACTGACCGAAGTGCTGCAAAGTCACGAAGAAGGACATATTGTCTGCATCTCCGACGCATTCCGCGATTTGTATCGCTACAATCGCAAAAGTCGCCGGTTCTGGAGAACTCATTTTTATCTGTACGGTTCTTGGTGGGACCGTTTGCTGGTAGCGGGACGAAAATATTATAATACATTCGTCACCCGTCCGTATATGGATTTTGCCCGCAAAGAAGATTCCGCCCGATGGTTTCACGACATGAAGGGCATTTGGGACAACCGGGACATCGTCTTCATCGAAGGGGAGAAAAGCCGGCTCGGAGTGGGCAACGATCTTTTCGATAATGCCCGGAGCATCCGGCGTATTCTTTGTCCGCCCAGAGATGCATTCGAACGCCTGGAAGACATCAAGCGGGAAGCCTGCAAAGTGGAAAAAGAAGCCTTGTTACTGATTGCCCTCGGCCCCGCAGCCACTGTGTTGGCCTACGATTTGTTTAAAGCCGGCTATCAGGCCATCGACGTTGGTCATGTGGACGTAGAGTATGAATGGTGGCGGATGGGAGCCCATAAAAAAGTGAAACTGGAACGAAAATATGTCAACGAAACTGCCATTGGCAGCGAAGTGGCGGATGCCGGAGAAGAATACCGGAAACAAATCATCGCCCAAATCGTTTGA
- a CDS encoding lipopolysaccharide biosynthesis protein, with amino-acid sequence MANNIKSQLFSGVFYTALAKYSGVVISLVVAGILARLLSPDDFGIVAVATVIIAFFNLLTDMGVSPAIVQHKSLTKDDLSDIFSFTIWTGIGISILFFASSWIIADYYQSDTLRILCQLLSVNLFFASATIVPGAMFYRNKEFKFIAIRSFVIQISAGAAAVTAALCGAGLYALIINPIVSSVLIFVISFQRYPQRLRFTLGLTVLRKIFSYSAYQFLFNVINYFSRNLDKLLIGKYMSMSDLGYYEKSYRLMMLPLQNITQVITPVMHPIFSDFQNDKGKLLSSYERIVRFLAFIGLPLSVLLFFTAEEVTLIIFGDQWMPSVPVFRILSLSVGIQIILSSSGSIFQAAGDTRSLFVCGVFSSAFNVAGILLGIFHFGTLTAVASCIVVTFTINFIQCYWQMYRVTFRQSAWPFIRQLISPLVISILIALALIPMQYALEGMNIFVTIIAKGIVSFIIFGIYIQMTHEYDMIGKVRSLRKKSL; translated from the coding sequence ATGGCTAATAACATTAAGAGTCAACTATTTTCGGGGGTATTTTACACAGCGCTGGCCAAATACAGTGGCGTCGTCATATCCCTTGTTGTGGCAGGAATTCTGGCCCGTCTGCTATCACCGGACGACTTCGGCATCGTAGCTGTTGCCACCGTCATCATCGCCTTCTTCAATCTTCTCACCGACATGGGAGTGTCTCCCGCCATCGTGCAGCACAAATCGCTGACTAAAGATGATTTGTCGGACATCTTCTCATTTACTATATGGACGGGCATCGGAATCAGCATTCTGTTTTTCGCTTCTTCGTGGATCATCGCCGATTACTACCAAAGTGACACCCTGCGCATCCTGTGCCAACTGCTGTCCGTCAACCTGTTCTTCGCCTCCGCCACCATTGTGCCGGGAGCCATGTTCTACCGGAACAAAGAATTTAAATTCATTGCTATCCGTAGCTTCGTCATTCAGATTTCGGCAGGTGCAGCCGCGGTAACCGCCGCCCTCTGCGGAGCAGGATTGTACGCATTGATTATCAATCCAATCGTATCCAGCGTACTGATCTTCGTAATTTCCTTTCAGCGTTACCCGCAACGGTTGCGTTTCACACTCGGACTGACGGTACTCCGAAAGATATTTTCCTATTCCGCCTATCAATTCCTGTTCAATGTCATCAACTATTTCAGCCGCAATCTGGACAAACTGCTGATTGGCAAATACATGAGTATGTCCGATCTGGGATATTACGAAAAATCGTATCGTTTGATGATGCTGCCCTTGCAGAATATCACGCAGGTAATCACTCCGGTGATGCACCCTATTTTCAGCGATTTCCAGAATGACAAGGGAAAACTGTTGAGTTCCTACGAACGCATCGTCCGTTTCCTCGCCTTTATCGGTCTGCCGCTTAGCGTGCTGCTTTTCTTCACGGCAGAGGAAGTGACGCTTATTATTTTTGGCGATCAATGGATGCCGTCCGTACCCGTGTTCCGGATACTGTCGCTCTCCGTAGGGATTCAGATTATACTCTCTTCGTCCGGCTCCATCTTTCAGGCGGCAGGCGATACACGAAGTTTGTTTGTGTGCGGAGTGTTTTCGTCCGCGTTCAACGTGGCGGGAATTTTGCTCGGCATCTTCCATTTCGGAACCCTGACAGCAGTGGCCAGTTGCATTGTGGTGACATTCACCATCAACTTTATACAGTGTTATTGGCAGATGTACCGGGTGACCTTCCGGCAAAGTGCCTGGCCGTTCATCCGTCAGCTTATTTCTCCGTTGGTGATTAGCATTTTGATAGCATTAGCCCTCATTCCAATGCAATATGCACTGGAAGGGATGAATATTTTTGTGACAATTATTGCTAAAGGTATCGTTAGTTTTATTATCTTTGGCATTTATATACAGATGACGCATGAGTATGACATGATCGGTAAAGTGCGGTCGTTAAGAAAAAAAAGTCTATAG
- a CDS encoding Lin1244/Lin1753 domain-containing protein translates to MKKDQYFNLEVNLLNDDNIASMMSEMNAAEALGIYVILLLHLRTKDAYEASCKPVLLKAMARRYDVDEVAVERVLREFDLFELDEERQMFRSSYLDRVMKSLEEKRKMDIENGKKGGRPKKVAKSAETPVSKGRKPTENQKRREEESKEEESKGSVSVVNNNRSNIETPSSLVSRLADEGNHCPLQPVLPWEKLVDQLSTFQSYMELAGQHSGLGKLFVDHQKLILEIFKKHIRLYDKGAGLLFPEDVKRYFSNYIAAGSVTCRTLRETLLKELENTVDKDVNRFESVVDGRRTYLGHLIPADAPPRPDASAVWDDVKKRWAH, encoded by the coding sequence ATGAAGAAAGATCAGTATTTCAATTTGGAGGTAAATTTGTTGAATGACGACAATATTGCCAGTATGATGTCGGAGATGAATGCCGCGGAAGCACTCGGAATTTACGTGATCTTGCTGTTGCATCTGCGCACTAAAGATGCTTATGAGGCGTCGTGCAAACCGGTTTTACTGAAGGCCATGGCCCGGCGGTATGATGTGGATGAAGTAGCGGTGGAGCGGGTGCTTCGCGAATTCGATCTCTTCGAACTGGATGAGGAACGACAGATGTTTCGTTCTTCTTACTTGGATAGGGTGATGAAAAGCTTGGAAGAGAAGCGGAAAATGGACATCGAAAACGGTAAAAAAGGAGGGCGTCCGAAAAAGGTGGCAAAAAGTGCTGAAACGCCCGTCAGTAAAGGGAGAAAACCCACTGAAAACCAGAAGAGGAGAGAAGAGGAGAGTAAAGAAGAGGAGAGTAAAGGAAGTGTTTCTGTTGTAAACAATAATAGGAGTAATATAGAAACACCGTCGTCTCTTGTGAGCCGTTTGGCGGATGAAGGCAATCATTGTCCGTTACAACCCGTGTTGCCTTGGGAAAAGTTGGTGGACCAACTTTCTACTTTCCAGTCATATATGGAATTGGCCGGGCAGCATTCCGGTTTGGGAAAGCTTTTTGTAGACCATCAAAAACTTATTCTGGAAATCTTCAAAAAACATATCCGCCTTTATGACAAAGGAGCCGGACTGCTTTTCCCGGAGGACGTGAAACGGTATTTTTCAAATTATATCGCGGCCGGTTCCGTTACTTGCCGCACGTTGAGGGAAACCTTGCTGAAAGAGCTTGAGAATACGGTCGACAAGGATGTAAACCGCTTTGAAAGCGTCGTCGACGGGCGGCGAACGTATCTGGGACATCTTATTCCGGCTGATGCGCCGCCACGTCCCGATGCATCGGCGGTGTGGGATGATGTGAAGAAAAGATGGGCGCATTAA
- a CDS encoding bifunctional DNA primase/helicase — MRNFANYDVDIHGKSSGVLKTICKKCLPTRKNKRDRSLRVNVDTGHCHCYHCGADFYVPDDVEERKNAERAVARKRRAAAIPQHFQRPMFDVSKTTLSEDTERWLVETRCIPQSVIAALRITEQEEFMPQSGKKERCICFNYFEGGQLINTKFRALPKLFKMVQGAELIPYNIDSIVGQTSCIIHEGELDAASSIAAGFQSVISVPAGANSNLSWLDRFMETHFEDLKEIIIAVDADSAGIRLRNELINRLGAERCRVVTYGPECKDANEHLCKYGIASLRIAIEQAAEVPLEGIFTAADLHDDLRALFDNGFGPGAETGWEEMDKICTYERGRSVYVTGVPGAGKSEWVDELVLRLCLRHQWKIGFFSPENTPIVYHLRKLIEKLTGHRFQNGCGMTEGLLANSEDFLTENVSHISLKGNVSPDRVLAKAHELVIRRGCRIIVFDPLNRFDHNPQPGQTETQYISNLLNKFTEFAVQHNCLLVVVVHPRKMNRNPVTGITPRVEMYDINGSADFYNKADYGIIVERDKEVGVTRVYVDKVKFKHLGVGGMASFVYDPVSGRYLPCEESHDPSLSADQRVRNTMFDNSCWLPEKELF, encoded by the coding sequence ATGAGAAATTTTGCCAACTATGATGTCGACATCCACGGTAAATCAAGTGGAGTGCTCAAGACGATTTGTAAAAAATGTCTTCCTACCCGCAAGAATAAGCGCGACCGTTCGCTACGTGTCAACGTCGACACGGGCCATTGTCACTGTTATCATTGTGGCGCTGATTTTTATGTTCCCGATGATGTGGAAGAGCGCAAGAATGCCGAACGTGCGGTAGCCCGCAAGCGTCGTGCGGCAGCCATTCCGCAGCATTTTCAGCGTCCGATGTTCGATGTTTCGAAAACCACGCTTTCCGAAGACACGGAGCGTTGGCTGGTGGAGACGCGTTGCATCCCGCAGTCCGTCATAGCTGCCCTACGCATCACCGAACAGGAAGAATTTATGCCGCAATCCGGCAAAAAGGAACGTTGCATCTGCTTCAACTATTTTGAAGGGGGGCAACTGATAAACACCAAATTTCGCGCTCTCCCGAAACTTTTCAAAATGGTGCAGGGTGCCGAACTGATTCCCTACAACATCGACTCCATTGTGGGGCAGACCTCCTGCATCATCCACGAGGGCGAACTGGATGCTGCTTCCTCCATCGCCGCCGGATTTCAAAGTGTCATCTCCGTGCCGGCCGGAGCCAATTCGAACCTCTCCTGGCTCGACCGTTTTATGGAGACGCACTTCGAGGACCTGAAAGAAATCATCATTGCCGTTGATGCCGATTCTGCCGGAATCCGGTTGCGCAATGAACTCATCAATCGGCTAGGGGCTGAACGCTGCCGGGTGGTGACTTACGGTCCGGAGTGTAAAGATGCCAACGAGCATCTCTGCAAATATGGTATCGCCAGTCTCCGTATCGCCATCGAACAGGCAGCAGAAGTTCCGCTCGAAGGGATCTTCACCGCTGCCGACTTGCATGACGATCTGCGGGCTCTTTTCGACAACGGCTTTGGTCCCGGAGCGGAAACGGGATGGGAGGAGATGGATAAGATCTGCACGTATGAACGTGGGCGAAGTGTCTACGTCACCGGAGTTCCCGGTGCAGGAAAATCCGAGTGGGTGGACGAATTGGTGTTGCGTCTCTGCCTGCGGCATCAATGGAAAATCGGGTTCTTTAGCCCGGAAAATACCCCTATCGTCTATCATCTCCGCAAACTGATTGAGAAACTCACCGGACACCGTTTTCAAAACGGCTGTGGCATGACGGAGGGACTCCTTGCGAACTCGGAAGATTTTCTGACTGAAAACGTCTCTCATATCTCTCTGAAAGGTAATGTTTCTCCAGATCGTGTACTGGCCAAGGCTCATGAACTTGTTATCCGCCGCGGCTGCCGCATTATTGTCTTCGACCCGCTCAACCGTTTCGACCACAACCCGCAACCGGGACAGACGGAAACGCAATATATTTCTAACCTGTTGAATAAATTTACAGAATTTGCCGTGCAACATAATTGTCTGCTCGTGGTTGTAGTCCATCCTCGTAAAATGAACCGTAATCCTGTCACGGGCATTACCCCTCGTGTGGAAATGTACGACATCAACGGCTCTGCCGATTTCTATAACAAAGCGGATTACGGTATCATTGTGGAACGTGACAAGGAGGTTGGTGTCACCCGCGTATATGTGGACAAGGTGAAATTCAAGCATCTTGGTGTCGGTGGAATGGCATCCTTTGTCTACGATCCCGTAAGCGGACGATACCTGCCCTGTGAAGAATCTCATGACCCTTCTCTCTCCGCTGACCAGCGTGTCCGAAATACGATGTTCGACAACTCCTGCTGGCTACCTGAAAAAGAACTGTTTTAG
- a CDS encoding DUF4248 domain-containing protein, whose translation MKTKNKILPEQEEEKTFQYRTYGKGELALLYLPNILQQSAVDRFNEWIEAAPGLKERLLATGMNPRARYYTPAQVRLIIEVLQEP comes from the coding sequence ATGAAAACAAAAAACAAGATTCTCCCCGAACAAGAAGAAGAAAAAACATTCCAATACCGCACCTATGGGAAAGGCGAACTTGCCTTGTTGTACCTCCCCAATATCCTGCAACAAAGCGCAGTAGACCGATTCAACGAATGGATTGAAGCTGCACCCGGACTAAAAGAACGGCTCCTGGCCACCGGCATGAATCCACGCGCCAGATACTACACTCCCGCACAAGTAAGGCTCATCATCGAAGTGCTACAAGAACCCTAA
- a CDS encoding ATP-binding protein, with protein sequence MEGTFRRYPIGIQSFERLRNDNCVYIDKTELIYRLANSAKACFLSRPRRFGKSLLVSTLAAYFSGKKDLFKGLMMEQLEKDWTVYPVLHIDFSISKYMNAGMLRSAINNRLVEWERIYGCDTSEDTFSLRLKGIIKRAYEQSGRQVVLLVDEYDSPMLDSNNNEELQAEIRGIMRDFFSPLKAQGEYLRFLFLTGISKFSQMSIFSELNNLQNISMQDAYSAICGITENELRTQLEEDIRRMAEANGETYDEACMHLKQQYDGYHFSENSEDIYNPFSLFNAFAQKKYANFWFSTGTPTFLIDILQQSDFDIRQLDGVSATAEQFDAPTNVITDPLPVLYQSGYLTIKEYDRDFQIYTLAYPNKEVRKGFIESLMPAYVHLPARENTFYVVSFIKDLRVGNLDQCMERIKSFFASIPNDMNNKEEKHYQTIFYLLFRLMGQYVDAEVKSAVGRADVVIKMQEAIYVFEFKVDGTPEEALAQINSKQYAIPYQADHRKVVKVGVNFDSSTRTIGEWVIEN encoded by the coding sequence ATGGAAGGAACATTCAGACGCTATCCGATAGGGATACAGAGTTTCGAGAGACTACGCAATGATAATTGTGTGTATATTGATAAGACAGAGTTGATTTATCGTTTGGCTAATTCGGCTAAGGCTTGTTTTCTTAGCCGTCCCCGACGCTTTGGAAAGAGTCTGTTAGTTTCCACTCTTGCAGCCTATTTCTCTGGTAAAAAAGACCTGTTTAAGGGTCTGATGATGGAACAGTTGGAGAAAGACTGGACGGTTTATCCCGTGTTGCATATTGATTTCAGTATCAGTAAGTATATGAATGCGGGAATGCTGCGCTCCGCTATCAACAATCGCTTGGTGGAATGGGAACGAATTTACGGATGTGACACGAGCGAAGACACTTTCAGTCTCCGTCTGAAAGGTATTATCAAACGTGCTTACGAGCAGAGCGGGCGTCAGGTTGTGTTACTTGTAGACGAATATGATTCTCCTATGTTGGATAGCAACAACAATGAGGAGTTGCAAGCTGAAATACGTGGCATCATGCGCGACTTTTTCAGTCCGTTGAAAGCGCAGGGAGAATATCTTCGTTTTCTTTTTCTGACCGGTATCAGTAAATTTAGTCAGATGAGCATCTTTAGTGAATTGAACAATCTTCAGAACATAAGTATGCAAGATGCTTATAGTGCCATTTGCGGTATAACGGAAAATGAATTGCGTACACAGTTGGAAGAAGATATAAGAAGGATGGCCGAGGCGAACGGTGAAACGTATGATGAGGCGTGTATGCATCTGAAGCAACAGTATGATGGGTATCATTTCAGTGAAAATAGTGAAGACATTTACAATCCGTTTAGTTTGTTTAATGCATTTGCTCAAAAGAAATATGCCAATTTCTGGTTCTCTACCGGCACTCCCACTTTCCTGATAGACATCTTGCAGCAAAGCGATTTCGATATTCGTCAACTGGATGGCGTTTCGGCTACTGCCGAGCAGTTTGATGCACCTACCAATGTCATTACAGACCCGCTTCCGGTACTTTACCAAAGCGGTTATCTCACTATCAAAGAGTATGACCGGGATTTTCAGATCTATACATTGGCTTATCCTAACAAAGAAGTTCGGAAAGGCTTTATCGAATCATTAATGCCGGCTTATGTGCATTTGCCTGCTCGCGAGAATACATTTTATGTAGTATCGTTTATCAAAGACTTACGGGTCGGCAATCTGGATCAATGTATGGAGCGGATCAAATCATTTTTCGCCTCTATCCCCAATGATATGAATAATAAGGAGGAGAAACACTATCAGACCATCTTCTACCTCCTGTTCCGGTTGATGGGGCAATATGTGGATGCAGAAGTAAAGAGCGCTGTTGGCAGGGCTGATGTTGTGATAAAGATGCAGGAGGCTATCTATGTATTCGAATTCAAAGTAGATGGTACTCCTGAAGAAGCGTTGGCACAGATCAATAGTAAGCAGTATGCGATTCCTTATCAGGCAGATCATCGGAAAGTCGTTAAAGTGGGAGTTAATTTCGACAGTAGTACGCGAACTATTGGAGAATGGGTCATTGAAAACTAG
- a CDS encoding HU family DNA-binding protein: MATVTVVRYKRRKRLGDDKSPMMYLLKPKAGESKIYSIDSLAQEIESIGSLSVEDVSHVMKSFVRAMKKVLVAGNKVKVDGLGIFYTTLTCPGVEQEKDCTVKNITRINLRFKVDNSLRLANDSTATTRGGDNNMMFELYTEKKSAAGGNGGDGSDDDGKGDGGEPGGGSGGGEAPDPAA, translated from the coding sequence ATGGCAACAGTTACAGTTGTGCGCTACAAGCGCAGAAAACGGCTCGGTGATGATAAATCACCGATGATGTACCTTCTCAAGCCCAAGGCTGGGGAGTCGAAAATCTATTCAATCGATTCACTGGCACAGGAAATCGAGTCTATCGGGTCGCTTTCGGTGGAAGACGTGTCGCATGTGATGAAATCCTTTGTCCGTGCGATGAAAAAAGTGCTTGTGGCAGGAAATAAGGTGAAAGTGGATGGACTGGGTATTTTTTATACCACGCTGACCTGTCCGGGTGTGGAACAGGAAAAGGATTGTACGGTGAAAAATATCACTCGCATCAATCTCCGTTTCAAAGTCGACAACTCATTGCGTCTTGCCAATGACAGCACGGCAACTACTCGTGGCGGGGATAATAACATGATGTTCGAATTGTATACGGAGAAGAAGTCCGCTGCCGGAGGAAACGGCGGTGACGGCTCCGATGATGATGGTAAAGGTGATGGGGGAGAACCCGGTGGTGGTAGCGGTGGTGGAGAAGCTCCGGATCCGGCAGCATAA
- a CDS encoding N-acetylmuramoyl-L-alanine amidase, whose protein sequence is MRTINLIVIHCSATRADRDFTEDDLEVCHRRRGFNGTGYHFYIRKNGDIKTTREIERIGAHAKGHNQNSIGICYEGGLDCHGHPADTRTEWQVHSMHVLILTLLRDYPGCRVCGHRDLSPDLNGNGEIEPEEWIKACPCFEVKAEWDG, encoded by the coding sequence ATGCGAACCATCAATTTGATTGTGATCCACTGTTCCGCCACAAGGGCGGACAGGGATTTTACGGAAGATGATTTGGAAGTGTGCCACCGTCGGCGTGGTTTCAACGGGACGGGTTATCATTTTTATATCCGTAAAAATGGAGATATAAAGACCACCCGTGAGATTGAACGAATCGGTGCGCACGCAAAAGGACACAACCAGAACAGTATTGGCATTTGTTATGAGGGCGGACTTGACTGCCACGGTCATCCCGCCGATACCCGTACCGAATGGCAAGTTCATTCAATGCACGTACTGATTCTTACGCTCTTGCGTGATTATCCCGGCTGCCGGGTGTGCGGACATCGGGATTTGAGCCCCGATCTGAATGGAAACGGAGAGATTGAACCCGAAGAATGGATTAAGGCATGTCCGTGTTTCGAGGTGAAAGCCGAGTGGGATGGTTAG